The genomic window CACCACCAAAGCCCAGATCAAATTGGTCCCCAATATGAGTGGATTATCGAAGCTGATTTCTTGGATTGCATGACCGTCAAAATAGACGGCAAGGAGTGTAGATACACACGAGATCACGAGTGCAATGACCGCTTTTTTAATGTCGAATGGCAATGGAAGTTCTCCCTGGGCTTGGTTTGTAAGGTTTGTATGGGTTATTTGGCATTGGTCCCGCGCACCCACTTCGAACCGGTCTACTGCACCAGGCAGGAGCGACGTTTCTCACGCTGCAGCTCGGTAGGCTCGGGCGTTTTACCGGGGTCTCCCGAGAAGTGCTCCAGCAGACAATTTTCGCCTACGAAGGAGTACCGAAAGATGTGCAACTTGCCCGCCACCGGCACAAACGAGTAATCGCCCGAACACGTCAGCGTGGCCACTGGCACATGGAGTTTGGAAGAGAGGAAAAACCAGCTGCGCTGTCCCGCTGGAATAAGAAACTTCGTTTTGCTCGGGCTGTTGATGGTCGTTCGCTCGCCACAATAACCATCCTGGCCCACATTGAACAACTCCGCGTCGCCCACGATGGCGACCATCGCACGGTCAGCGGGAATGGGCGTTTGTGCGTGCGCCAGGCGGGGCAACAGGGTAGCGGCGAGGGCGAGGGTGAGTGTGGCGGGTGTATTCATGAGAGGGTGATCGTAAAACAAAGACAATGCACACCGTTGCAAGCCATACCCCCATGCCCGAACCATTGATTCCGATCAACCCAGACGAGATCGACTTCTCCGCCATACGTGCGCAGGGTTCCGGGGGGCAAAACGTCAACAAGGTGTCGACCGCCATCCACCTGCGCTACTCCATCCCTGCATCGTCGCTGCCGGATGCCATCAAGGAACGGCTGCTGGCCCTGAGCGACCAGCGCATCACGGCCGACGGTGTGGTGGTCATCAAGGCGCAGACCACGCGCAGCCAGGAGCAGAACAAGGCCGATGCCATAGAGCGCCTGCAAGCCCTGGTGGACAGCGTGGCCGTGTTACCCAAGCGCCGCAAGGCGACCAAGCCCACCAGAAGCTCACAGCGCAAGCGGCTGGAGGGCAAGGCTGTGCGAGGAGACGTGAAGAAGCTGCGGGGGCGGGTGTCGAGCGGGGACTAGTCTGGCCTAGCCAGGGCTTGCAAACCAGAACCGCACCAGCCCCAGGCTCAACGCAAACAGATACCCATAGGCAAACTTGTCGATGCGCAGCACCGCCTGGCCATGGCTCGCGCGCCAGGCGCCCAAGGCGGCCATGCACAGGCCCGCCAAGATGGGGGACAGGGCGGCATTTGCCACCCGCAGGTTCTTGCTGGCCACCAGGTAGTCGGGGAACACCAGCAGGCTCAAGCCACCCGCGATGGCACCAAACACCAGGTAACCCAGTGCTGCCAGCCACGGGTTGGGCTTGCGGCGCACAGACCCGGCCAGCGAATGGAAACCCATGTTGACCAGCAGTTCACCCAGCACCTGCAGCAGCAATTCACCAAAGATGCTGAACACAAACTCAAAGATGGCTTCAATCATTGACTTGCTATCGTTTGTAGAGCACTTCAGGCTTATTACACGGGGGCTACAGGCCGATTTTTCATACGCTCACTCGGCAAACAGCGCACCCTCCGGCGGGTTGCGCGGCGCAACCCCCAGGTGCCGGTACGCCGCCAGCGTGGCAATGCGCCCGCGTGGTGTGCGTTGCAAGTAGCCCTGCTGGATCAGGTAGGGCTCAATAACGTCTTCAATCGTTTCGCGCTCTTCACCAATGCTGGCGGCAATATTGTCCAGCCCCACCGGGCCGCCGTCGAAGCGGTGGATCACGGCCTCCAGCAACTTGCGGTCCATCACGTCAAAGCCTTGCGGGTCCACGTCCAGCATGGCCAGCGCGCGATTGGCAATATCCAGCGTGATGTGGCCGCTGCCCTTCACGTCCGCATAGTCGCGCACGCGGCGCAGCAGGCGGTTGGCAATGCGCGGAGTGCCGCGCGAGCGGCGGGCGATCTCGAAGCCACCGTCGGCATCCATGGGCGCATTCAGCAACCCCGCACTGCGTTTGACGATACGCGCCAGTTCCTCGGGCGTATAAAACTCCAGCCGGGCCACGATGCCAAAGCGGTCGCGCAGCGGGTTGGTCAGCATGCCGGCGCGGGTGGTTGCGCCCACCAGGGTAAAGGGCTGCAGGTCCAGCTTGATGGAGCGGGCAGCGGGGCCTTCGCCAATCATGATGTCGATCTTGTAGTCTTCCAGCGCGGGGTACAAGATTTCTTCGACCACCGGGGAGAGTCGGTGGATCTCATCGATGAACAACACATCGTTCTTTTCAAGGTTGGTCAAGAGCGCGGCCAGGTCCTTGGGCTTTTCCAGCACCGGACCGCTGGTCTGGCGCAGGTTCACGCCCAGTTCGGCCGCGACGATGTGGGAGAGCGTGGTCTTGCCCAGGCCGGGCGGGCCAAACAGCAGCACATGGTCCAGCGCCTCGCCACGCATCTTGGCGGCGCTGATGAAGATCTCCAACTGCTCGCGGATCTTGGCCTGGCCCACGTACTCGTCCAGCAGCTTGGGGCGCAGTGCGCGCTCGATGGCCTCTTCCTGGGGTGAAGTAGGAGCGGCTGACACCATGCGTTTGGATGGCGGGGCGGCGAAATCGTCGGTCTGGATGCTCACGGGGCGGGTACGGGTTAGGGCAAGGGGCGGGTAGGCGCCCACTATAGCGCGCAGCAGGCGCCAGCCGCGGCCGCCATTCAAGTTGCACACGCTTTGGGTCGATACGGTGGCATGAGCCCATTTCCCGCTTCACCTTCCCCCCTGCCCGCCCTGCGCACCCTATGCCTTGCGCTGGGGCTTGCACTGGGCGCCAACGCCTGGGCGGCCGACCCCGCCACTGCTGCACCCGCACCAGCGGCATCCCGCGCCCCGGCCGCCACGCCATCGGCGCCGGCTCCAGCCAAAGCTGCGTCCAAGGAAGGCCGTGATACGGCAAGCAAAACCACACCGGTAGAAAGCCTGCCCACCAACAGCGGATCGGCCATGGCCGAGAAGATACGGGCTGCGCTGTCCGGCACGGCCATCGTCAGCAAGAAGATGACGGTCACGGTAGAAGACAACCCCAAACCTCCACCCCGCACAGCCACACCAACACCCCCCGCAGCCCGCACACTGGCCACCCAGCGCTACCAGCAGGCCCGCGCCGCTGCAGTCGCCGGTCACGCCGCCGCCCCAGCCGCGGGCGACAAAGCCCATGGCGGCGAGGCCCACTGGGCCTATGAGGGTGACACCGGCCCGCAAGCATGGGGCAAGCTCAAACCCGACTTCAACACCTGCGCCATCGGCAAACGCCAGTCGCCCATCAACATTGAAAACGGCAACACCCTGCAGGGCCCGGCCGAGCCGGTGCAGTTTGCCTACACGCCCAGCAATGGCACCGTCGTCAACAACGGCCACACCATCCAGGTGGACGTGCAGGGCGAAAACACCATCACCGTGCGCGGATCGACCTACCGGCTGCTGCAGTTCCACTTCCACACGCCGTCCGAAGAACAGATCAACTCCAAACGCTTCCCCATGGTGGCCCACCTGGTGCACAAGAACAACGAAGGCCAACTGGCCGTGGTCGCGGTGCTGCTGGACGAGGGCGCGGCCAGCCCCTTCATCGACAAGGTCTGGACCTATATGCCGCTGGATGCCAACGACCGCGTACGCATGCCGCAGGGCTTGCTGAACTTGGCCGAGCTGCTGCCCACCGACCAGCGGTATTACCAGTTCATGGGTTCACTGACCACACCACCCTGCTCCGAGGGCGTGTTGTGGATGGTTATGAAGCAGCCGGTCACTATCAGCCGGGGGCAGTACCGGTTGTTTACGCAGCTTTATCCGAACAATGCACGGCCGGTCCAGGCGGTGAATGGGCGGGTCGTGCGGGAGGCGTTGTGAGCCTGTAGGTTTGTAAGCGTTGTGCGTTGGCGGGGCCGCTGGGCTGGGTATCCCTTCTCTGGCCCGCGCTCGTGGGCGGCCGTTTTGGTTTCTTTAGGGTTTTTGCGTCAACGTGTTGATTGGAACGCCTGCTCTGAGGCAACCACGAATGGGGCCGACGAAGGGACACCCAACCCACCGACCTTACGGTGCGTGGTGTAGCGCGCTACAACAAACATAGCGTCATGATTTTATTCCACAGGGGCTACAGGTCATTTTCTTCAAACTCGCGTCGCCAACACTTCACCCCAAAGGCGGGTGGTGTGGCGGGCGGGCGCAGGCCGCACTCGCGGTTGCTGCAGAACTGGCGCGCCCAACACAGCCTTAACGCAATAACCGCGACAAACCCCACAAGGCCTCCCGCGAAGCGAGCCAGAGAACGCCTGCCACGCCACCCGCCGAGCGCAGTCCTTCCGTGCGCCACTGTGAAACGCCCCACAAAAGCAGAGCGCACCGCCATTCAGCGCGCCAGAGCCTTGAGCGCCAGCTTGATCCCGTCACTAACCCCCACATCCGCGGGCAAAGCCTTCAGCGCAGCCGCAGCTTCCTTGTCGCTATACCCCAGCGCCAACAGCGCCTGCAGGATGTCAGCCTGCGCATCGTTGATCAACGTGGCACTGGCGCCAATGTCGGCACCCAGCTTGCCCTTCAGTTCCAGCAACAGGCGCTCGGCCGTCTTCTTGCCAATGCCCGGAACCTTGATCAAGCGACCCGCCTCTTGCAGCGTCACCGCCTGCGACAACTCACCCACGTTCATGCCGGACAACACCGACAAGGCGGTGCGCGGACCAACACCGGAAATCTTGATCAGCTCCCGAAACGCCGCACGCTCCTCTGCCGACTGAAAGCCATACAAAATCTGCGCGTCCTCCCGCACCACAAAGTGCGTCAGCAGCGACACTTTTTCGCCGCTGGTCGGCAGGTTGTAAAACGTGCTCATGGGCACCTGCACCTCGTAACCCACGCCGCCGCAGTCCACCAATACCTGGGGCGGGTTTTTGTCGCTGAGAATGCCTGTCAGTTTGCCGATCATCGTGTGCCCTGGGTAGTTTGCGCTTTGTTGCCTATGATGGAGGACTTTTTCAGGCCTCTTCTCATCTCTATCTGACCGGAATTATCAGCTTGATCCTCCGCCACACTTTCAAACCGTTGAACAACAACCGCCTGTCTCACCTGTGCGGCCCGACCGACGAACATCTGCGCACAATAGAAGTGGCGCTGGACATTCGCATCGCGCACCGGCACGAGCAGTTCAAGATCGAAGGCCCCAAGGCCAAGGCCGAACGTGGCATGGACCTGATCCAGGCGCTGTACGAGCTGGCGGCCAAACCCATCAGCGCGGCCACGGTGCAGCTGATGCTGTCGGGTGATGGTTCTGCAGACGAAAGCGATGGCCCCAGCCTGGCCACCCGCCGCGCCGACCTCAAACCCCGCAGCAAGAACCAGGCACTGTACCTGGACAATATTGCCGAGCACGACATCACCTTTGGCATCGGCCCTGCCGGCACCGGCAAGACCTACCTGGCCGTGGCGGCTGCGGTGGACGCGCTGCAGCGCAGCGCGGTGCAGCGCATCATCCTGACCCGGCCGGCCGTGGAAGCGGGCGAGCGCCTGGGCTTTTTGCCCGGCGATCTGAACCAGAAGGTGGACCCGTATCTGCGCCCGCTGTACGACGCGTTGTACGACCTGATGGGCTACGACCAGGTACACAAGGCGTTTGAGAAGCAGCAGCTGGAAATCGCGCCGCTGGGCTTTATGCGCGGGCGCACGCTGAACAATGCCTTCGTCATCCTGGACGAGGCGCAAAACACCACGCCCGAGCAGATGAAGATGTTTCTGACACGCATAGGTTTTGGTGCCAAAGCGGTGATTACCGGCGATGTGAGCCAAATCGACCTGCCCAAGACCCAGCTCAGCGGACTGGTCGATGCCGAACGTGTGCTGCGCCGGGTCAGTGGCATTGCCATCACCCACCTGACCAGTGCCGACATCGTGCGCCACCCGCTGGTGGCCCGCGTGGTGGATGCCTATGACGCGGCGCGGCTGAGCGAGCTGCCGTCGATAGCCATCCCCGACGAAGAGCCGGAGCTACCCCGCGTGGGCCTGCCCAAGCTGCGCACACCCAGCCGCCGCTCCCTCACCAAACCTTAAAACCTTTCACAACCCGCCACCATGCTGCCCGAACTCACACTCTCCTTGCAATTCAGTGGCGTCGCCAAACCCGACAAACACCGCGCCGCCCTGCCCCGCCACGCCGTCAAAAAGTGGATTCGCCATGCGCTGCAGAGCGATGCCGAAATTACGGTGCGCATCGTGGACGCCGAGGAGGGCCAGACGCTGAACCGCGAGTACCGCAAAAAAGACTACGCCACCAATGTGCTGACCTTTGACTACACCCAGGAGCCTGTGGTCAGTGCCGACCTGGTGTTGTGCGCGCCCGTAGTGGCCGCAGAGGCCAAGGAGCAGAAGAAGACGCTACAGGCCCACTACGCCCACCTGATCGTGCACGGCACGCTGCACGCCCAGGGCTGGGACCATGAACTGGACGAGGACGCGCAGGTGATGGAGCTGCGCGAGACCGAGATCATGGCAAGGCTGGGTTTCAAGAATCCCTACTGAGCGCAACGCAGAACAGTGCCTCGTTTGTATGGCCATGCGCCATACCGTGACAAAGTTCACACCCCGGCGCCGCGCTTAGTCCATTCGGACTATTTACCGTCTGCGCCCCAACCCCTACAGTCCGGGTAACAAATTTTTACACATGGACTCATTAGGGATTTCAGACAATGCGCAATAAGAATTTCGGGATTTTGGTTCGTTCCGCCCTGGCGGCGGCTTTGATGGTCGGTACACAGTGGGCTGCGGCTGAGGTGGTTACCGGCTCCATCATCAAGTTCACCGATGGTATTGGCAACAACCCCGGCGGCGCGTTTAATGGCTCGGTGGTCTCCGGTGGCGTTGGCACCTGGAACAACTCGTTTGAGAGCTTTTGCCTGGAATACAACGAAACCCTCAACGTCACCGGCACCCACTACAAGGTCGGCGGCGTAAGCAACCACACGGTCAACGCAGCGGGCGCCTATGGCACCTACAACGGCAGCGAGCCTGGCCACACGTCCACCCAGGACCCCATCAGCGCCCAGACGGCATGGTTGTTCACACAGTTCTTCACCACCCACCTGTCCAACACCGCTCTGTGGGGCAATGCCAACCAGACGACCAAGAACACGGCTGTGCAGCAGGCCATCTGGTCGCTGGAAGGTGAGCCATCTGGCAGCTTGAGCAGCCTGGCCAATTCCTACAAAACCATGGCCAATGCAGCGGTCTCCTCCGGTGCCTGGAACGGCATTGGCTCGGTACGGGTTCTGAACCTGTACAGCAAAGACGGCCAAGGCAACTACACACGCCATGCACAAGACCAGTTGTACATGGTGTCCGCCGTGCCAGAACCCGAGACCTATGCACTGATGCTGGCCGGTCTGGCCCTGGTGGGTGGCATCGCCCGCCGCCGTCGCAACAAGGCTGCCGCAGCCTAATTGACATACGCCTGGCCCGCCAACGCGGCGCGCCAGGCAGTCAGTTTGTAGTCAAACCCCACCGCGTGGGCCGGGCTGCTTGACGGCAACCTGGCATAACGCAGCCCTGCTGCAGACTGTAGCCCGGGCAGTACGTGGCTATTGAAACTTTTCTCCGCCTCGGCTCCGTTAAACCCCACCAAACGAATCTGCGGGTGTGCGGCAAAAAATGCCGCAAAGTCATTGGGCACACGGGTGCCGGCCTGGATGGCACTGTCCAGACTGCCGGCGCGCACGCAGCTCTGCAATACATCCCACACCGCAAAA from Rhodoferax sp. AJA081-3 includes these protein-coding regions:
- the ybeY gene encoding rRNA maturation RNase YbeY; protein product: MLPELTLSLQFSGVAKPDKHRAALPRHAVKKWIRHALQSDAEITVRIVDAEEGQTLNREYRKKDYATNVLTFDYTQEPVVSADLVLCAPVVAAEAKEQKKTLQAHYAHLIVHGTLHAQGWDHELDEDAQVMELRETEIMARLGFKNPY
- the ruvA gene encoding Holliday junction branch migration protein RuvA — encoded protein: MIGKLTGILSDKNPPQVLVDCGGVGYEVQVPMSTFYNLPTSGEKVSLLTHFVVREDAQILYGFQSAEERAAFRELIKISGVGPRTALSVLSGMNVGELSQAVTLQEAGRLIKVPGIGKKTAERLLLELKGKLGADIGASATLINDAQADILQALLALGYSDKEAAAALKALPADVGVSDGIKLALKALAR
- the arfB gene encoding alternative ribosome rescue aminoacyl-tRNA hydrolase ArfB, with translation MPEPLIPINPDEIDFSAIRAQGSGGQNVNKVSTAIHLRYSIPASSLPDAIKERLLALSDQRITADGVVVIKAQTTRSQEQNKADAIERLQALVDSVAVLPKRRKATKPTRSSQRKRLEGKAVRGDVKKLRGRVSSGD
- a CDS encoding PEP-CTERM sorting domain-containing protein, encoding MRNKNFGILVRSALAAALMVGTQWAAAEVVTGSIIKFTDGIGNNPGGAFNGSVVSGGVGTWNNSFESFCLEYNETLNVTGTHYKVGGVSNHTVNAAGAYGTYNGSEPGHTSTQDPISAQTAWLFTQFFTTHLSNTALWGNANQTTKNTAVQQAIWSLEGEPSGSLSSLANSYKTMANAAVSSGAWNGIGSVRVLNLYSKDGQGNYTRHAQDQLYMVSAVPEPETYALMLAGLALVGGIARRRRNKAAAA
- a CDS encoding carbonic anhydrase; amino-acid sequence: MSPFPASPSPLPALRTLCLALGLALGANAWAADPATAAPAPAASRAPAATPSAPAPAKAASKEGRDTASKTTPVESLPTNSGSAMAEKIRAALSGTAIVSKKMTVTVEDNPKPPPRTATPTPPAARTLATQRYQQARAAAVAGHAAAPAAGDKAHGGEAHWAYEGDTGPQAWGKLKPDFNTCAIGKRQSPINIENGNTLQGPAEPVQFAYTPSNGTVVNNGHTIQVDVQGENTITVRGSTYRLLQFHFHTPSEEQINSKRFPMVAHLVHKNNEGQLAVVAVLLDEGAASPFIDKVWTYMPLDANDRVRMPQGLLNLAELLPTDQRYYQFMGSLTTPPCSEGVLWMVMKQPVTISRGQYRLFTQLYPNNARPVQAVNGRVVREAL
- the ruvB gene encoding Holliday junction branch migration DNA helicase RuvB, whose translation is MSIQTDDFAAPPSKRMVSAAPTSPQEEAIERALRPKLLDEYVGQAKIREQLEIFISAAKMRGEALDHVLLFGPPGLGKTTLSHIVAAELGVNLRQTSGPVLEKPKDLAALLTNLEKNDVLFIDEIHRLSPVVEEILYPALEDYKIDIMIGEGPAARSIKLDLQPFTLVGATTRAGMLTNPLRDRFGIVARLEFYTPEELARIVKRSAGLLNAPMDADGGFEIARRSRGTPRIANRLLRRVRDYADVKGSGHITLDIANRALAMLDVDPQGFDVMDRKLLEAVIHRFDGGPVGLDNIAASIGEERETIEDVIEPYLIQQGYLQRTPRGRIATLAAYRHLGVAPRNPPEGALFAE
- a CDS encoding PhoH family protein, whose amino-acid sequence is MILRHTFKPLNNNRLSHLCGPTDEHLRTIEVALDIRIAHRHEQFKIEGPKAKAERGMDLIQALYELAAKPISAATVQLMLSGDGSADESDGPSLATRRADLKPRSKNQALYLDNIAEHDITFGIGPAGTGKTYLAVAAAVDALQRSAVQRIILTRPAVEAGERLGFLPGDLNQKVDPYLRPLYDALYDLMGYDQVHKAFEKQQLEIAPLGFMRGRTLNNAFVILDEAQNTTPEQMKMFLTRIGFGAKAVITGDVSQIDLPKTQLSGLVDAERVLRRVSGIAITHLTSADIVRHPLVARVVDAYDAARLSELPSIAIPDEEPELPRVGLPKLRTPSRRSLTKP
- a CDS encoding DNA-deoxyinosine glycosylase, yielding MSRPGATVLILGSMPGVASLRAQEYYAHPRNHFWPIMASMVGFDLAAPYAERVDALTGAGFAVWDVLQSCVRAGSLDSAIQAGTRVPNDFAAFFAAHPQIRLVGFNGAEAEKSFNSHVLPGLQSAAGLRYARLPSSSPAHAVGFDYKLTAWRAALAGQAYVN